In one Bosea sp. RAC05 genomic region, the following are encoded:
- a CDS encoding methyl-accepting chemotaxis protein, producing the protein MKKLLSFRLPIATRLALLGVFFVGIAVAASVMVSLQAAEKAMRERAQASLVVNINLLRDLVAAKGEPRLDGDKLYFGNELMNGNFAAVDKVKALAGSVATIFMGDVRIATNVQRPDGQRAVGTKLAQGAAYDTVLKQRQTYSGAADILGLPYFTIYEPIIQKSDNRVIGILFVGIKQADFTSVVSDMVTSNVIAGLLIAMAAGVVLFLLVRRMMKPLGSLKVAIERLAAGDMATAVPTFRAGEFAEMAGAVGVLRDAAIEKDRLESEAASQASLMDENRRSTEQERQAAAQQRLQQARELEKVVDALAAGLAELSEGNLTHRIGGDIPADYAKLRDDFNATVDRLSSTVRTIQTTSADVGLAAREINMGANDLSKRTEEQASSLEETAATTEELAASVKASAQASRNAAAISDEAMKAAQAGGAIAGKAVDAMARIEDASTKISDIIRVIDDIAFQTNLLALNAAVEAARAGDAGKGFAVVASEVRTLAQRSGEAAKDISALISSSNTEVGEGVKLVRQAGEQLSQILAASERVAATIAEISAASGEQASGIDEMSQAVAHLDEMTQQNAALSEQSAASAGSLSEKINQLNDLVATFRTGHERATAAAPAYKPASEPARLRQLAEAAFAQTKAPAARAPAPREPAPMPAAPARKVANSRSGDAGWEEF; encoded by the coding sequence ATGAAAAAGCTTCTTTCGTTCCGTCTTCCCATCGCCACCCGCCTCGCCCTCCTCGGCGTCTTCTTCGTCGGGATCGCCGTGGCCGCCTCCGTCATGGTCTCGCTGCAGGCGGCGGAGAAGGCGATGCGCGAACGGGCCCAGGCCAGTCTCGTGGTCAACATCAACCTGCTGCGCGATCTCGTCGCCGCGAAGGGGGAGCCGCGGCTCGACGGCGACAAGCTCTATTTCGGCAACGAGCTGATGAACGGCAACTTCGCCGCGGTCGACAAGGTCAAGGCGCTCGCCGGCAGCGTGGCGACGATCTTCATGGGCGACGTCCGCATCGCCACCAACGTGCAGAGGCCCGATGGCCAGCGCGCGGTCGGCACCAAGCTGGCGCAGGGCGCGGCCTATGACACGGTGCTGAAGCAGCGTCAGACCTATTCGGGCGCGGCCGACATCCTCGGGCTGCCCTATTTCACGATCTACGAGCCGATCATCCAGAAATCCGATAACCGCGTCATCGGCATCCTGTTCGTCGGCATCAAGCAGGCGGATTTCACCAGCGTCGTCAGCGACATGGTCACCTCCAACGTGATCGCGGGCCTGCTGATCGCGATGGCCGCAGGTGTCGTCCTGTTCCTGCTCGTTCGCCGGATGATGAAGCCGCTCGGCAGCCTCAAGGTCGCGATCGAACGCCTCGCCGCCGGCGACATGGCGACTGCCGTGCCGACGTTCCGCGCCGGCGAATTCGCCGAGATGGCCGGAGCCGTCGGCGTGCTGCGCGACGCCGCCATCGAGAAGGATCGTCTCGAATCGGAGGCCGCGTCCCAGGCCAGCCTGATGGACGAGAATCGTCGCTCCACGGAGCAGGAGCGCCAGGCAGCGGCCCAGCAGCGCCTGCAGCAGGCCCGCGAACTCGAGAAGGTGGTCGACGCGCTCGCCGCGGGGCTCGCCGAACTGTCCGAGGGCAATCTGACCCATCGCATCGGCGGGGACATCCCGGCCGACTATGCCAAGCTGCGCGACGACTTCAACGCAACGGTGGACCGTCTCTCCTCGACCGTCCGCACGATCCAGACGACGTCGGCCGATGTCGGGCTGGCGGCCCGCGAGATCAATATGGGCGCCAACGATCTCTCCAAGCGCACCGAGGAGCAGGCCTCCTCGCTGGAGGAGACCGCGGCGACGACCGAAGAGCTCGCGGCTTCCGTGAAGGCCTCGGCCCAGGCCTCGCGGAACGCCGCGGCGATTTCGGACGAGGCGATGAAGGCGGCGCAGGCCGGCGGCGCCATCGCTGGGAAGGCCGTCGACGCGATGGCCCGGATCGAGGATGCCTCGACCAAGATCTCCGACATCATCCGCGTGATCGACGACATCGCCTTCCAGACGAATCTGCTGGCCCTCAATGCAGCCGTCGAGGCTGCCCGCGCCGGCGATGCCGGCAAGGGTTTCGCGGTCGTCGCCTCCGAGGTTCGCACGCTCGCGCAGCGTTCCGGCGAGGCGGCCAAGGACATCTCGGCGCTGATCTCCTCCTCCAACACCGAGGTCGGCGAGGGCGTGAAGCTGGTGCGTCAGGCCGGCGAGCAGCTCAGCCAGATCCTGGCAGCCTCGGAGCGGGTCGCAGCCACCATCGCGGAGATCTCGGCGGCGTCGGGCGAGCAGGCGAGCGGCATCGACGAGATGAGCCAGGCGGTGGCCCATCTCGACGAGATGACCCAGCAGAACGCGGCCCTTTCCGAGCAGAGCGCGGCCTCGGCCGGTTCGCTCTCCGAAAAGATCAACCAGCTCAACGACCTCGTCGCGACCTTCCGCACCGGTCACGAGCGGGCGACCGCCGCCGCTCCCGCCTACAAGCCGGCCTCCGAACCCGCCCGCCTGCGCCAGCTCGCGGAAGCCGCCTTCGCGCAGACGAAGGCACCGGCAGCGCGCGCTCCCGCGCCGCGCGAGCCGGCTCCGATGCCGGCGGCTCCGGCCCGCAAGGTCGCCAACAGCCGCAGCGGTGATGCCGGCTGGGAAGAGTTCTGA
- a CDS encoding ABC transporter permease, with product MQSSIPASAALAAAPEPAVAPRLGRFKRFRRYLRRHPAVAIGGSLLVLMALIGLFAPLLWTVDPTTIATSRRTRVPSELYWFGTDMLGRDIYSRVVYGARVSLVVGFSVAILSSVIGLTIGLFAGFVRWADGIVMRIIDGMMSIPPILLAIALMALTRGSIQNVIIAITIAEIPRVARLVRGVVLSLREQPYVEAAIANGARTPRIILRHILPNTFAPMSVQATYICASAMIIEAILSFIGAGIPPATPSWGNIMAEGRALWQVKPHIILFPAIFLSITVLAVNLLGDGLRDSLDPRLAKAL from the coding sequence ATGCAAAGCTCGATTCCGGCCTCCGCTGCGCTGGCGGCGGCTCCGGAGCCTGCGGTTGCCCCTCGCCTGGGGCGGTTCAAGCGCTTCCGTCGCTATCTGCGTCGTCACCCCGCGGTGGCGATCGGCGGTTCGCTGCTCGTGCTGATGGCGCTGATCGGCCTCTTCGCGCCGCTGCTCTGGACGGTGGACCCCACTACCATCGCCACCTCGCGGCGCACGCGCGTGCCCTCCGAGCTCTACTGGTTCGGCACGGACATGCTGGGGCGGGACATCTACTCCCGCGTCGTCTACGGCGCGCGGGTTTCGCTGGTGGTCGGCTTCAGCGTCGCCATCCTGTCCTCGGTCATCGGCCTGACGATCGGCCTCTTCGCCGGCTTCGTGCGCTGGGCCGACGGCATCGTCATGCGGATCATCGACGGCATGATGTCGATTCCGCCGATCCTGCTCGCCATCGCGCTGATGGCGCTGACGCGCGGCTCGATCCAGAACGTCATCATCGCCATCACCATTGCCGAGATCCCGCGCGTGGCGCGGCTCGTCCGCGGTGTCGTGCTGTCGCTGCGCGAGCAGCCCTATGTCGAGGCCGCGATCGCCAACGGCGCCCGCACGCCGCGCATCATCCTGCGCCACATCCTGCCCAACACCTTCGCGCCGATGAGCGTGCAGGCGACCTATATCTGCGCCAGCGCCATGATCATCGAGGCGATCCTCTCCTTCATCGGCGCCGGCATCCCGCCCGCGACGCCGTCCTGGGGCAACATCATGGCGGAGGGTCGCGCCCTCTGGCAGGTGAAGCCCCACATCATCCTGTTCCCGGCGATCTTCCTCTCGATCACCGTGCTCGCGGTGAATCTCCTGGGCGACGGCCTGCGCGATTCGCTGGACCCGCGTCTCGCCAAGGCCCTCTGA
- a CDS encoding N-carbamoyl-D-amino-acid hydrolase: MSRILTIAAAQLGPIQRDESRASAVARMIDLMRQARAHGADLIVYPEAALTAFFPHWWIDDEDEIDSYFESAMPSNETAPLFDEAKRLGVGFHLGYCELAYEGGRKRRFNTSILVDKSGAIVGKYRKIHLPGHPEHRPEAPFQNLEKRYFETGDLGWPVWRTMDAHIGMMICNDRRWPESYRTMGLQDVELIVLGYNTPKHNPPAPDHDRLGNFHNQLVMQAGAYQNATWVVGVAKAGLEAGVDQIGGTCIIAPTGEVVAQAVTEGDELVVARCDMDLGKSYKASTFNFARHREPQAYRLIVERKGAVGPA, translated from the coding sequence ATGAGCCGCATCCTCACCATTGCCGCAGCCCAGCTCGGCCCGATCCAGCGGGACGAGAGCCGCGCGTCGGCCGTCGCGCGCATGATCGACTTGATGCGTCAGGCGAGAGCCCATGGCGCCGATCTCATCGTTTATCCGGAGGCGGCGCTGACGGCGTTCTTTCCGCATTGGTGGATCGACGACGAGGACGAGATCGACAGCTATTTCGAGAGCGCGATGCCCTCCAACGAGACCGCGCCGCTCTTCGACGAGGCCAAGCGTCTCGGTGTCGGCTTCCATCTCGGCTATTGCGAACTGGCCTACGAGGGCGGCCGCAAACGCCGCTTCAATACGTCGATCCTGGTCGACAAATCAGGCGCGATCGTCGGCAAGTACCGCAAGATCCATCTGCCGGGCCATCCCGAGCACCGCCCCGAGGCGCCGTTCCAGAATCTCGAGAAGCGCTATTTTGAGACGGGCGATCTCGGCTGGCCGGTCTGGCGCACGATGGACGCCCATATCGGCATGATGATCTGCAACGACCGGCGCTGGCCCGAGAGCTACCGCACGATGGGCCTGCAGGATGTCGAGCTGATCGTGCTCGGCTACAACACGCCCAAGCACAACCCGCCGGCGCCCGACCATGACCGGCTCGGCAATTTCCACAACCAACTCGTCATGCAGGCCGGCGCCTACCAGAACGCAACCTGGGTCGTCGGCGTCGCCAAGGCGGGCCTGGAAGCCGGCGTCGACCAGATCGGCGGCACCTGCATCATCGCCCCGACCGGCGAGGTCGTGGCGCAAGCCGTGACCGAGGGCGATGAACTCGTGGTGGCCCGCTGCGACATGGATCTCGGCAAGAGCTACAAGGCCTCGACCTTCAACTTCGCCCGCCACCGCGAGCCGCAGGCCTATCGCCTCATCGTCGAGCGCAAGGGCGCGGTGGGGCCGGCATGA
- a CDS encoding L,D-transpeptidase, with translation MSVETAVASLPASLARPSRRATLLMMPFALAGCVTGPQQPYEVASSRGYGVSAEYLAMYGERPDEEFPLPATDISEVDPRFLRREVSYPTREQPGTIIVDTDNKFLYLVRENGRAIRYGIGVGKQGMSWRGRATVARKAAWPRWTPTAAMIARDPEKNGPWAGGMQAGLDNPLGARALYLYQGNKDTMYRIHGTTEPWSIGQSVSSGCIRLFNQDIIDLHSRVPTGTTVVVLNRGQLLAPQQGESFDEFTSEPSSI, from the coding sequence ATGTCCGTCGAGACCGCCGTCGCCTCCCTGCCCGCCTCCCTCGCCCGTCCGTCGCGGCGAGCGACCCTGCTGATGATGCCGTTTGCGCTCGCAGGCTGCGTGACGGGCCCTCAGCAGCCCTACGAGGTGGCTTCATCCAGGGGCTACGGCGTCAGCGCCGAATATCTGGCGATGTATGGCGAGCGTCCCGACGAGGAATTCCCGCTGCCGGCGACCGACATCTCGGAGGTGGATCCGCGCTTCCTGCGTCGCGAGGTGTCCTATCCCACCCGCGAGCAGCCGGGCACGATCATCGTCGATACCGACAACAAGTTCCTCTATCTCGTTCGCGAGAACGGCCGCGCGATCCGCTACGGCATCGGCGTCGGCAAGCAGGGCATGTCGTGGCGCGGCCGCGCCACGGTCGCCCGCAAGGCGGCCTGGCCGCGCTGGACGCCGACGGCCGCGATGATCGCCCGCGACCCCGAGAAGAACGGGCCCTGGGCCGGCGGCATGCAGGCGGGCCTCGACAACCCTCTGGGGGCGCGCGCGCTGTATCTCTACCAGGGCAACAAGGACACGATGTACCGCATCCATGGCACGACCGAGCCCTGGTCGATCGGCCAGTCCGTGTCGAGCGGCTGCATCCGGCTGTTCAACCAGGATATCATCGACCTGCACAGCCGCGTCCCGACCGGCACGACGGTGGTCGTCCTCAACCGTGGGCAGTTGCTGGCGCCGCAGCAGGGCGAGAGCTTCGACGAGTTCACCTCGGAACCGAGCAGCATCTGA
- a CDS encoding amidase family protein: MPEYGWKGVGDSPLSGITRNPWNIATGPGGSSAGAASCAALNLGCIHLGTDGAGSVRIPAAFAGVVGLKPTYGRIPAWPVSTMGFLAHLGPLTRTVTDCALAMNAIGRPDIRDMTAMIDRAPDYVDGLKGGVKGLRLAWSPTLGRDVPVDPEIAALTRAAALAFRELGATVEEVDPGFDDPIETLMTIWSAGAALALRAAGPAERARMDPGLVAVAEQGERVAGAAYVDALLNQRNALAHKMAQFHARFDLLLTPTLPLPAFEVGMNTPGHGAYGDDWTRWTPFTYPFNITQAPAISLPCGLTGAGLPAGLQLVGAFGRDALVLRAAAAFETARPFARIDAPVGTA; this comes from the coding sequence ATGCCGGAATATGGCTGGAAGGGGGTTGGCGATTCCCCGCTCTCGGGCATCACCCGCAATCCCTGGAACATCGCCACGGGCCCGGGCGGCTCCTCGGCCGGCGCGGCCTCGTGCGCGGCGCTCAACCTGGGCTGCATCCATCTCGGCACCGACGGGGCCGGCTCGGTGCGCATCCCCGCCGCCTTCGCCGGGGTCGTCGGCTTGAAGCCCACCTATGGCCGAATCCCGGCCTGGCCGGTCTCGACGATGGGCTTCCTCGCCCATCTCGGCCCGCTGACCCGCACCGTGACCGACTGCGCGCTTGCCATGAACGCGATCGGCCGCCCCGACATCCGCGACATGACGGCGATGATCGACCGCGCGCCGGACTATGTCGACGGGCTGAAAGGGGGCGTGAAGGGCCTGCGCCTGGCCTGGTCGCCGACGCTCGGCCGCGACGTGCCGGTCGATCCGGAGATCGCCGCACTGACGCGAGCCGCGGCGCTGGCCTTCCGCGAACTGGGCGCGACCGTCGAGGAGGTCGATCCCGGCTTCGACGACCCGATCGAGACCCTGATGACGATCTGGTCGGCGGGGGCTGCCCTCGCGCTCCGCGCGGCGGGGCCCGCCGAACGCGCCCGCATGGACCCCGGCCTCGTCGCCGTCGCCGAACAGGGCGAAAGGGTCGCGGGCGCGGCCTATGTCGATGCGCTGCTGAACCAGCGCAATGCGCTTGCGCACAAGATGGCGCAATTTCATGCACGCTTCGATCTGCTGCTGACGCCGACCCTGCCGCTGCCGGCCTTCGAGGTCGGGATGAACACCCCCGGCCATGGCGCCTATGGCGACGACTGGACCCGCTGGACGCCCTTCACCTACCCCTTCAACATCACCCAGGCCCCGGCGATCTCGCTGCCCTGCGGGCTGACCGGCGCGGGTCTGCCGGCGGGCCTGCAGCTGGTCGGCGCCTTCGGGCGGGACGCGCTGGTGCTGCGCGCGGCGGCAGCCTTCGAGACCGCGCGACCCTTCGCCCGGATCGATGCCCCCGTCGGCACCGCCTGA
- a CDS encoding DUF2076 domain-containing protein, giving the protein MTPQERDVIAGIFDRLKQAANQPRDPEAENYIAQRLRDQPYAPYAMAQAVYVQETALTNLQAQVEELQAQLRDLESRQPAETPAQNGGFLSGIFGGGAAAPRPRSVPSFPQRAAPEGASAAWSGQRPGMMAAAPGAQPGPGMPPGPGQQQPGPWNNAAAQAPGRGGGFMATALTTAAGVAGGMMLGSVLSNAFGGGAAKAAEAKPAEAAGEASGSGTEAQPAAYDDGSSNEASYQQAAHGDAQDAGYDDGSSMFDGGDDESWA; this is encoded by the coding sequence ATGACGCCGCAAGAACGCGACGTGATCGCCGGGATTTTCGACCGCCTGAAACAGGCGGCCAACCAGCCCCGCGACCCCGAGGCTGAAAACTACATCGCCCAGCGGCTGCGCGATCAGCCCTACGCTCCCTATGCGATGGCCCAGGCGGTCTATGTCCAGGAGACCGCCCTGACCAACCTGCAGGCGCAGGTCGAGGAGCTGCAGGCCCAGCTGCGGGACCTCGAGAGCCGTCAGCCGGCCGAAACCCCGGCGCAGAACGGGGGCTTCCTGTCGGGCATCTTCGGCGGCGGTGCCGCGGCGCCGCGGCCGCGCTCCGTGCCGTCCTTCCCGCAGCGGGCGGCGCCCGAGGGCGCAAGCGCGGCGTGGTCGGGCCAGCGCCCGGGCATGATGGCAGCCGCGCCCGGTGCTCAGCCGGGACCGGGCATGCCGCCGGGACCGGGCCAGCAGCAGCCAGGCCCCTGGAACAATGCGGCGGCGCAGGCTCCGGGCCGTGGCGGCGGCTTCATGGCGACGGCCCTCACCACGGCGGCCGGCGTCGCGGGCGGCATGATGCTCGGCAGCGTGCTCAGCAACGCCTTCGGCGGCGGAGCGGCGAAGGCTGCGGAGGCCAAGCCGGCCGAGGCGGCCGGCGAAGCGTCGGGAAGCGGCACCGAAGCGCAACCCGCCGCCTATGACGACGGCTCGTCGAACGAGGCGAGCTATCAGCAGGCCGCCCATGGCGACGCGCAGGATGCCGGCTACGACGACGGCTCCAGCATGTTCGACGGCGGCGACGACGAGAGCTGGGCCTGA
- a CDS encoding ABC transporter substrate-binding protein — translation MDRRTFLKTAAGTGALAAAGGLGLPALAQGAAASKTLRFVPQANLANFDPIWGTQYVVRNAALLVWDTLYGIDSKFEPKRQMVESETVSADGLTWTFKLRDGLKFHDGAPVTSKDVVQSLKRWQARDPMGLMIKAIEVELSPVDDMSWKWVLNKPYPKMLLALGKNNAPCTFIMPERIAKTDPFTQITEYIGSGPMKFVRSEWVPGAKAVFEKFADYKPRTEKPDWLSGGKVMMFDRVEWVIMPDPATAAAALQNGEVDWWETPLADLVPVLKRNANVSVDIGDPLGNIGAFRMNHLHPPFNNVKVRQAVMTALNQEDYMRSIVGDDDKLWKPMASFFTPGTPLYTEEGGEMMKKKSVAEAKKLLAESGYKGEPVICVVAQDMAATKSMGDVTAELLKSIGMKVDFIATDWGTVGARRAQKTPPGQGGWSMFHTWHAGADCVNPASYTAVRANGEKAWFGWPDVPAVETEVTNWFNAKDLAEEKAAMGRLNKAAVENVVYCPTGFYLGYQAWRKNVSGVTSGPFPVLWGVTKA, via the coding sequence ATGGACCGCAGAACATTTCTGAAGACCGCGGCAGGAACCGGCGCACTTGCCGCCGCCGGTGGGCTCGGCTTGCCCGCCCTCGCGCAGGGCGCGGCGGCCTCCAAGACGCTGCGCTTCGTGCCGCAGGCCAACCTCGCGAATTTCGACCCGATCTGGGGTACGCAATACGTCGTGCGCAACGCCGCGCTGCTGGTCTGGGACACGCTCTACGGCATCGACTCGAAGTTCGAGCCGAAGCGCCAGATGGTCGAGAGCGAGACCGTCTCGGCCGACGGCCTGACCTGGACCTTCAAGCTGCGCGACGGCCTCAAGTTCCATGATGGCGCGCCGGTGACGTCGAAGGACGTTGTCCAGAGCCTCAAGCGCTGGCAGGCGCGCGACCCGATGGGCCTGATGATCAAGGCGATCGAGGTCGAGCTGTCGCCGGTCGACGACATGAGCTGGAAATGGGTCCTCAACAAGCCCTATCCGAAGATGCTGCTGGCGCTGGGCAAGAACAACGCGCCCTGCACCTTCATCATGCCGGAGCGCATCGCCAAAACCGATCCCTTCACCCAGATCACCGAGTATATCGGCTCCGGGCCGATGAAGTTCGTCCGCAGCGAATGGGTCCCGGGCGCCAAGGCGGTCTTCGAGAAGTTCGCCGACTACAAGCCCCGCACCGAGAAGCCCGACTGGCTCTCCGGCGGCAAGGTCATGATGTTCGACCGCGTCGAGTGGGTGATCATGCCCGATCCGGCGACGGCCGCCGCCGCGCTCCAGAACGGCGAAGTGGACTGGTGGGAGACGCCGCTGGCCGACCTCGTGCCGGTTCTCAAGCGCAACGCCAATGTCAGCGTCGACATCGGCGACCCGCTCGGCAACATCGGCGCCTTCCGCATGAACCATCTGCACCCGCCCTTCAACAACGTGAAGGTGCGCCAGGCGGTGATGACGGCGCTGAACCAGGAAGACTACATGCGCTCGATCGTCGGCGACGACGACAAGCTCTGGAAGCCGATGGCGAGCTTCTTCACCCCCGGCACGCCCCTCTACACCGAAGAGGGCGGCGAGATGATGAAGAAGAAGAGCGTCGCCGAGGCCAAGAAGCTCCTCGCCGAGTCCGGCTACAAGGGCGAGCCCGTGATCTGCGTGGTCGCGCAGGACATGGCCGCCACCAAGTCGATGGGTGACGTCACCGCCGAGCTGCTCAAGAGCATCGGCATGAAGGTCGACTTCATCGCCACCGACTGGGGCACCGTCGGTGCCCGCCGCGCGCAGAAGACGCCTCCGGGCCAGGGCGGCTGGAGCATGTTCCACACCTGGCATGCGGGCGCTGACTGCGTGAACCCGGCCTCCTACACGGCCGTTCGCGCCAATGGCGAGAAGGCCTGGTTCGGCTGGCCCGACGTGCCGGCGGTCGAGACCGAGGTCACGAACTGGTTCAACGCCAAGGACTTGGCCGAGGAAAAGGCTGCGATGGGGCGCCTCAACAAGGCCGCCGTCGAGAACGTCGTCTATTGCCCGACGGGCTTCTATCTCGGCTACCAGGCCTGGCGGAAGAACGTCTCCGGCGTGACCAGCGGGCCGTTCCCGGTGCTGTGGGGCGTGACCAAGGCCTGA
- a CDS encoding Zn-dependent hydrolase, with product MSSNLRVDGPRLVSRLMALAAIGATPEGGCRRLALSDEDRQGRDWLVAEMTALGLEVKIDAIGNIVGILKGREEGPAVILGSHIDTVGTGGRYDGALGVVAGVEVLATLRDAGLVPKRDLAVIAFTNEEGARFHPDMLGSYVWAGGMSVEAAHAELDAEGAVLGTELRRIGYEGPERPGFLPAHAYLELHIEQGPVLENEGGGLGAVTGIQAICWLELTLKGRPSHAGTTPMAYRKDPGLAAARINVYANDLTRAIPGQLANSGVIRVQPANVNVVPETVVMTLDLRNPDDAALARAEAAVRGYCAEIAARHGIEIAFRDLARFPATPFTETLIATVEQSAAELGLPIRRIISGAGHDAQMMSRICPTAMVFIPSIGGLSHNPAEFSTPDDIASGANVLLNAAWRTANA from the coding sequence ATGAGCAGCAATCTGAGGGTCGACGGTCCGCGGCTGGTATCACGGCTCATGGCGCTGGCAGCCATCGGTGCGACGCCGGAAGGCGGTTGCCGCCGCCTTGCCCTGAGCGATGAGGACCGGCAGGGCCGCGACTGGCTCGTCGCCGAGATGACGGCGCTCGGCCTCGAGGTGAAGATCGACGCCATCGGCAACATCGTCGGCATCCTCAAGGGCCGGGAGGAGGGGCCGGCCGTCATCCTGGGCTCCCATATCGACACGGTGGGCACGGGCGGGCGCTATGACGGCGCGCTCGGCGTCGTCGCCGGCGTCGAGGTGCTGGCGACGCTGCGCGATGCCGGGCTTGTGCCGAAGCGTGACCTCGCCGTCATCGCCTTCACCAACGAGGAGGGCGCCCGCTTCCATCCCGACATGCTGGGCTCCTATGTCTGGGCAGGCGGCATGAGCGTCGAGGCCGCCCATGCCGAGCTGGACGCCGAAGGCGCCGTGCTCGGCACCGAGCTCCGGCGCATCGGCTATGAGGGGCCCGAACGGCCGGGGTTCCTGCCGGCCCATGCCTATCTCGAACTCCATATCGAGCAGGGGCCGGTGCTGGAGAACGAGGGCGGCGGGCTCGGCGCGGTCACCGGCATCCAGGCGATCTGCTGGCTCGAGCTGACGCTGAAGGGCCGGCCCAGCCATGCCGGCACCACGCCGATGGCCTATCGCAAGGATCCGGGGCTCGCCGCCGCCCGGATCAACGTCTACGCCAACGACCTGACCCGCGCGATTCCCGGCCAGCTCGCCAACAGCGGCGTCATCCGGGTCCAGCCGGCCAACGTCAACGTCGTGCCCGAGACCGTCGTGATGACGCTCGACCTGCGCAATCCCGACGACGCCGCGCTGGCGCGCGCGGAAGCCGCGGTGCGGGGCTACTGCGCCGAGATCGCGGCGCGGCACGGCATCGAGATCGCCTTCCGCGACCTCGCGCGTTTCCCGGCCACGCCCTTCACCGAGACGCTGATCGCGACGGTGGAGCAGAGTGCGGCGGAACTCGGCCTGCCGATCCGGCGGATCATCTCCGGCGCGGGGCACGACGCGCAGATGATGTCGCGGATCTGCCCGACGGCGATGGTCTTCATTCCCTCGATCGGGGGGCTCTCGCACAATCCGGCCGAGTTCAGCACGCCCGACGACATCGCTTCGGGAGCCAACGTCCTGCTCAATGCGGCCTGGCGGACGGCCAACGCCTGA
- a CDS encoding ABC transporter permease produces MLAFIVRRIITTIPVMAFVALFVFSLLYIAPGDPAAVIAGDQASPADVEKIRASLGLDRPYLVRFAEWSFRVLQGDLGTSIFTSLPVTQLIAQRIEPTLSLMVLTLIFAVTIAVPMGVIAAWKAGTWIDRGAMAFAVFGFSVPVFVVGYLLAYVFALQLDWVPVQGYTPLSQGFWPWLRNLILPAMTLGLVYIALIARITRATMLEVLQQDYVRTAQAKGVGQRDVLFLHALKNAAVPIVTIIGIGIALLIGGAVVTESVFAIPGLGRLTVDAILRRDYPVIQGVVLMFSLVYVLVNLIIDLTYTIVDPRIRY; encoded by the coding sequence ATGTTGGCCTTCATCGTCAGACGCATCATCACGACCATCCCGGTGATGGCCTTCGTGGCGCTGTTCGTCTTCTCGCTTCTCTACATCGCGCCCGGCGATCCGGCCGCCGTCATCGCCGGCGACCAGGCCTCGCCGGCCGATGTCGAGAAGATCCGCGCCAGCCTCGGGCTGGACCGGCCCTATCTCGTGCGCTTCGCCGAATGGTCGTTCCGCGTCCTGCAGGGCGATCTCGGCACCTCGATCTTCACCTCCCTGCCGGTGACGCAGCTCATCGCCCAGCGCATCGAGCCGACGCTCTCGCTGATGGTGCTGACGCTGATCTTCGCGGTGACGATCGCCGTGCCGATGGGCGTCATCGCCGCCTGGAAGGCCGGCACCTGGATCGACCGGGGCGCCATGGCCTTCGCGGTCTTCGGCTTCTCCGTTCCCGTTTTCGTCGTCGGCTACCTGCTGGCCTATGTCTTCGCGCTGCAGCTCGACTGGGTGCCGGTGCAGGGCTACACGCCGCTCTCGCAGGGCTTCTGGCCCTGGTTGCGGAACCTGATCCTGCCGGCGATGACGCTGGGCCTGGTCTACATCGCGCTGATCGCGCGCATCACCCGGGCCACCATGCTCGAGGTCCTGCAGCAGGATTATGTGCGCACCGCCCAGGCCAAGGGCGTCGGTCAGCGCGATGTCCTGTTCCTGCACGCCCTCAAGAACGCCGCGGTTCCGATCGTGACGATCATCGGCATCGGCATCGCGCTCCTGATCGGCGGTGCGGTCGTCACCGAGAGCGTCTTCGCCATTCCGGGCCTCGGCCGCCTCACCGTCGATGCCATCCTGCGTCGCGACTACCCCGTCATCCAGGGCGTCGTGCTGATGTTCAGCCTGGTCTACGTGCTGGTGAACCTGATCATCGACCTGACCTACACGATCGTCGATCCGAGGATACGCTATTGA